Proteins encoded by one window of Macaca mulatta isolate MMU2019108-1 chromosome 10, T2T-MMU8v2.0, whole genome shotgun sequence:
- the ACR gene encoding acrosin — protein MVEMLPTAILLVLAVSVVAKDNATCDGPCGLRFRQNPQGGARIVGGKAAQHGAWPWMVSLQIFTYGSHRYHACGGSLLNSRWVLTAAHCFVGKNKVYDWRLVFGAKEITYGNNKPVKAPLQERYVEKIIIHEKYNSATEGNDIALVKITPPISCGRFVGPGCLPHFKAGLPRGPQICWVAGWGYIEEKAPRPSSMLMEARVDLIDLDLCNSTQWYNGRIQPTNVCAGYPLGKIDTCQGDSGGPLMCKDSKKGAYVVVGITSWGVGCARAKRPGIYTATWPYLNWIASKIGSNALHMIQPATPPPPTTRPPPIQLPSSHPISAHLPWYFQPPPRPLPSRPPSARPRPPPPPPPPPPPPPSPLPPPPPPPPPSSTTKPPQGLSFAKRLQQLIEALKGKTYSDGKNYYDMETTELPELTSTS, from the exons ATGGTTGAGATGCTACCAACTGCCATTCTGCTGGTCTTGGCAGTGTCCGTGGTTGCTAAAGATAACGCCACGTGTGA TGGCCCCTGTGGGTTACGGTTCAGGCAGAACCCACAAGGTGGTGCCCGCATTGTCGGCGGGAAGGCTGCACAGCATGGGGCCTGGCCCTGGATGGTCAGCCTCCAGATCTTCACGTACGGCAGTCACAGGTACCACGCATGTGGAGGCAGCTTGCTGAATTCGCGATGGGTGCTCACGGCTGCTCACTGCTTCGTTGGCAAAAA TAAAGTGTATGACTGGAGACTGGTTTTCGGAGCAAAGGAAATTACATACGGGAACAATAAACCAGTAAAGGCACCTCTGCAAGAGAGATATGTGGAGAAAATCATCATTCACGAAAAATACAACTCTGCAACAGAGGGAAACGACATTGCCCTTGTGAAGATCACCCCTCCCATTTCGTGTGGGCGTTTCGTTGGGCCGGGCTGCCTGCCCCACTTTAAGGCAGGCCTCCCCAGAGGCCCCCAGATCTGCTGGGTGGCTGGCTGGGGATATATAGAAGAGAAAG CCCCCAGGCCATCATCTATGCTGATGGAGGCGCGTGTGGATCTCATCGACCTGGACTTGTGTAACTCGACCCAGTGGTACAATGGGCGCATTCAGCCAACCAATGTGTGCGCGGGGTATCCTTTAGGCAAGATCGACACCTGCCAG GGGGACAGCGGCGGGcctctcatgtgcaaagacagcAAGAAAGGCGCCTACGTGGTCGTGGGAATCACAAGCTGGGGGGTAGGCTGTGCCCGTGCCAAGCGCCCCGGAATCTACACGGCCACCTGGCCCTATCTGAACTGGATTGCCTCCAAGATTGGTTCTAATGCTCTGCATATGATTCAACCGgccacccctccaccccccaccacTAGACCGCCCCCAATTCaactcccctcctcccaccctatCTCTGCTCACCTTCCTTGGTATTTCCAACCGCCCCCTCGACCACTTCCATCCCGACCACCTTCAGCTCGGCCTcgacccccacctccacccccgcccccacccccacctccaccctcacctttacccccgcccccgcccccacctccaccctcatcTACCACAAAACCTCCCCAAGGACTTTCTTTTGCCAAGCGCCTACAGCAGCTCATAGAGGCCTTGAAGGGGAAGACCTATTCCGACGGAAAGAACTATTATGACATGGAGACCACAGAGCTCCCAGAGCTGACCTCTACCTCCTGA